From the bacterium genome, one window contains:
- the topA gene encoding type I DNA topoisomerase, with product MELIIVESPTKARTIQGFLGEDYHVLSSMGHLVDLPRSTLSINVAKDFAPEYVVLNKKLASELVKASKKAKTVYLATDPDREGEAIAYHLKNIIQKPVKRALFFEITEKAVREALKNSGEIDDAKVEAQQARRILDRLVGYEVSPILWQIFHRNVLSAGRVQTVALRLICEKEDAIRKFKPEEFWTVKCFFDKDKKFFATLEDTEIHNKDEAEKVESELKSSPFIVEKFKTEERQNKPLPPYITSTLQGDASTRLGFTTKTTMRTAQQLFEGIELKKGRTGLITYMRTDSLRVAEHALVDARKYIESEFGKNYLSPKFKIFAAEKSGAHEAIRPTGVGLSPDSIKDSLTVQQYKLYNLIWQRFVASQMTNAIYEHSSIDISAGKYKLYTESDKLKFDGYIKVWPAKIKKEIPLPELKKGSTLNLEELIKEQKFTNPPSRYTEGTMVKELESKGIGRPSTYEPIISKILDKRYVCKQKAELVPTELGETLNKILISRFPDIFNIEFTSGLELKLDKIEEKEIDRLSVLKEFYTPFKKLVDDFNANKKEVKKEISQLLDEKCTLCGKQMMTRWGKFGKFIACSGFPECKNARPILSKTGTKCIKCDGEIIERRSKKGRIFYGCSNYPKCDFVLFYKPVNQKCEKCGYPILIEKRRKIICPECNTEFNETPDNI from the coding sequence GTGGAACTGATAATCGTCGAATCTCCAACAAAAGCAAGAACTATCCAGGGATTTCTTGGTGAGGATTACCATGTTCTGTCTTCAATGGGGCATCTCGTAGACCTTCCCCGCAGTACACTAAGCATAAACGTAGCAAAAGATTTTGCCCCGGAATATGTTGTTCTAAACAAGAAACTTGCTTCCGAACTTGTAAAAGCATCCAAAAAAGCTAAGACTGTATACTTGGCAACCGACCCTGACCGTGAAGGTGAAGCAATTGCATACCATCTAAAAAATATTATACAAAAACCTGTCAAAAGAGCATTATTCTTTGAAATAACGGAAAAAGCCGTCAGGGAAGCATTAAAAAATTCAGGCGAAATAGATGACGCAAAAGTAGAAGCCCAACAAGCGCGTCGTATTCTCGACAGGCTTGTAGGATACGAAGTTTCCCCTATTCTCTGGCAAATATTCCATAGAAACGTACTCTCTGCCGGTAGGGTTCAAACGGTTGCGCTTAGACTTATATGCGAAAAAGAAGATGCCATAAGAAAATTCAAACCCGAGGAATTCTGGACTGTAAAATGTTTCTTTGATAAAGATAAAAAATTCTTTGCCACTTTAGAAGATACTGAAATTCACAACAAAGATGAAGCAGAAAAAGTAGAATCCGAACTGAAAAGTTCTCCGTTTATAGTAGAAAAATTTAAAACCGAAGAAAGACAAAATAAACCTTTACCCCCTTATATCACAAGCACACTACAGGGCGATGCTTCAACCAGACTCGGTTTCACGACAAAAACTACGATGAGAACTGCCCAGCAACTATTTGAAGGCATTGAACTAAAAAAAGGAAGAACCGGTCTTATTACATATATGAGAACGGATTCTTTAAGAGTTGCGGAACATGCCCTGGTTGACGCAAGGAAATACATAGAATCCGAATTCGGGAAAAACTATTTATCTCCTAAATTCAAGATATTTGCGGCAGAAAAGTCGGGAGCGCACGAAGCAATCAGACCTACAGGAGTTGGGCTAAGTCCTGATAGCATAAAAGACAGTTTAACCGTTCAGCAATATAAACTTTATAATCTAATATGGCAGAGATTTGTCGCTTCCCAGATGACAAACGCAATATATGAACACAGTTCCATAGATATTTCTGCCGGCAAATATAAATTGTATACTGAATCCGATAAGTTAAAATTTGACGGATATATAAAAGTCTGGCCTGCAAAAATAAAAAAAGAAATACCTCTTCCCGAACTAAAGAAAGGAAGCACATTAAATCTTGAAGAACTAATCAAGGAACAAAAATTTACCAACCCGCCTTCCAGATACACCGAAGGAACAATGGTTAAAGAGCTCGAATCTAAAGGCATCGGCAGACCATCCACCTATGAACCTATCATATCAAAAATACTTGATAAGCGATACGTGTGCAAACAAAAGGCCGAATTAGTTCCTACCGAATTAGGCGAAACCTTAAATAAAATTTTAATCTCGCGATTCCCCGACATATTCAACATAGAATTTACAAGCGGGCTCGAATTAAAATTAGACAAAATAGAAGAAAAAGAAATAGACAGACTTAGTGTATTAAAAGAATTTTATACGCCTTTTAAAAAACTTGTAGATGATTTTAACGCTAACAAGAAGGAAGTAAAAAAAGAAATCAGCCAGCTTTTAGATGAAAAATGCACACTATGCGGCAAACAAATGATGACTCGCTGGGGAAAATTTGGTAAATTCATTGCTTGTTCAGGATTCCCGGAATGCAAAAATGCAAGGCCTATTTTATCAAAGACCGGGACAAAATGCATTAAATGTGATGGCGAAATAATCGAACGAAGAAGCAAAAAGGGTAGAATATTTTACGGATGCAGCAACTACCCAAAATGTGATTTCGTTTTATTCTATAAACCCGTTAACCAGAAATGCGAAAAATGCGGATACCCCATTCTTATAGAAAAAAGACGTAAAATCATTTGTCCCGAATGTAATACGGAATTCAACGAAACACCCGACAATATTTAG
- a CDS encoding MnhB domain-containing protein: MREQEGMTIIVKTGIRILSGLLMMYGIYIILHGHLTPGGGFPGGVIIAGSFISYLLAYGGKQGYARIRKTMLSIFEGFGGIMFASIAMLGFTGGIFFRNFLGKGEPFALFSSGIIPFCNIAIGLKVACGLFTMFISFLLLSED; the protein is encoded by the coding sequence ATGAGAGAGCAAGAAGGTATGACAATTATAGTTAAAACGGGTATCCGTATTTTATCCGGGCTGCTTATGATGTATGGAATATATATCATTTTACACGGACATCTGACTCCCGGTGGTGGATTTCCCGGCGGAGTTATAATTGCAGGTAGTTTTATTTCGTATCTACTCGCTTACGGCGGCAAACAAGGATACGCCCGTATAAGAAAAACCATGCTTTCCATATTCGAAGGTTTTGGCGGAATAATGTTTGCAAGCATTGCCATGCTGGGGTTTACAGGTGGTATATTTTTCAGGAATTTCCTCGGCAAAGGAGAACCTTTCGCTTTGTTCAGTTCCGGTATTATACCCTTTTGCAACATAGCAATCGGATTAAAAGTCGCCTGCGGGTTATTCACAATGTTTATCTCCTTCCTGTTGCTCTCCGAAGACTAA
- a CDS encoding 4Fe-4S binding protein, whose protein sequence is MIMEHPAPMMKVTGIATEKELNSILPSESRIEKGPFVILECFEQIPCNPCMDACPKGAIKIDGNINNLPKVDFDKCNGCGICVSSCPGLAIFVVQKNYSETSGTVMIPYEFTPVPQVGEIVDGLSRDGHKICDAKVLRVLYTKKQDRTAVITIEVPKDLIMNVRNIKTIGSR, encoded by the coding sequence ATGATTATGGAACATCCCGCCCCGATGATGAAAGTTACCGGCATAGCGACAGAAAAAGAATTGAATTCCATCTTGCCCTCAGAATCAAGAATTGAAAAAGGTCCATTCGTAATTTTAGAATGTTTCGAGCAAATTCCCTGTAATCCTTGTATGGATGCTTGTCCAAAAGGCGCAATAAAAATAGACGGAAATATAAATAATCTACCAAAAGTAGATTTTGATAAATGCAATGGGTGCGGAATATGCGTATCCTCCTGCCCGGGACTTGCTATATTTGTAGTTCAAAAAAATTATTCCGAAACCTCCGGTACCGTAATGATACCTTATGAGTTTACTCCTGTTCCACAGGTTGGCGAAATTGTTGACGGCTTATCCCGGGATGGACATAAAATTTGTGATGCAAAAGTACTTCGTGTTCTATATACAAAAAAACAAGACCGCACCGCAGTTATAACTATTGAAGTTCCAAAAGATTTAATAATGAACGTTAGAAATATTAAAACAATAGGAAGTAGGTAG
- a CDS encoding T9SS type A sorting domain-containing protein: protein MAAIQNQYGLSKLRVIAVNYKEALSTVKSYAKGNSALFLRDASGATTVAYNINNGIPINYVIKPDGKVQNGMAGFSESTIKGWINACVIGVEENTNKTQTPKLAFSPNPFKVSTVISARGIETNGSLQIQDLSGRVVKSFSITPNSTIKWDRKDNNGREVPVGMYFCKLTSGDVSLTQKLVVLE, encoded by the coding sequence TTGGCAGCAATACAAAATCAATATGGTTTATCAAAATTAAGGGTAATTGCAGTTAATTATAAGGAAGCCTTGAGTACAGTAAAATCTTATGCGAAAGGGAATAGCGCTCTTTTTCTTAGGGATGCTTCAGGTGCTACAACTGTTGCTTATAATATAAATAACGGCATCCCAATTAATTATGTCATTAAGCCGGATGGTAAAGTGCAAAATGGGATGGCAGGATTTAGTGAATCAACAATCAAAGGCTGGATAAACGCTTGTGTAATCGGAGTAGAAGAAAATACGAATAAAACACAAACTCCAAAATTAGCTTTTTCTCCAAATCCATTCAAAGTATCCACAGTAATTAGCGCCCGGGGAATAGAAACAAACGGAAGCTTACAGATTCAAGATTTAAGCGGAAGAGTAGTAAAATCTTTCTCTATAACTCCTAATTCTACGATAAAATGGGACAGGAAAGATAACAACGGAAGAGAAGTGCCGGTAGGAATGTATTTCTGCAAATTAACTTCCGGGGATGTTAGCTTGACACAAAAATTAGTAGTATTGGAATAA
- a CDS encoding T9SS type A sorting domain-containing protein: MAAIQNQYGTTKLRVLAIGYEAISTIKTYARVSSALFLRDATGSSYSLYSSSSSIPLNYVIKPDGKVQNSMFGFNETTIKGWIDACVIGVEENSNKTQTPKLVFSPNPFKVATVIGAQGIETNGSLQIQDLSGRVVKSFSITPNSTIKWDRKDNNGREVPVGMYFCKLTSGDVSLTQKLVVLK; this comes from the coding sequence TTGGCAGCGATACAAAATCAATACGGAACAACAAAATTAAGAGTTCTTGCAATAGGTTATGAAGCCATAAGCACTATAAAAACTTATGCAAGAGTTAGCAGTGCTCTTTTTCTTAGAGATGCAACAGGTTCTTCATACAGTCTCTATTCTTCAAGTAGCTCTATTCCGCTCAATTATGTCATTAAACCAGACGGTAAGGTACAAAATTCTATGTTCGGATTTAACGAAACTACAATCAAGGGTTGGATAGATGCGTGCGTAATCGGAGTAGAAGAAAATTCGAATAAAACACAAACTCCTAAATTAGTATTTTCTCCCAATCCCTTCAAAGTTGCCACAGTAATTGGTGCCCAGGGAATAGAAACAAATGGAAGCTTACAGATTCAAGATTTAAGCGGAAGAGTAGTAAAATCTTTCTCTATAACTCCTAATTCTACTATAAAATGGGACAGAAAAGATAACAACGGAAGAGAAGTACCGGTAGGAATGTACTTCTGCAAATTAACTTCCGGGGATGTTAGCTTGACACAAAAATTAGTAGTTTTGAAATAA
- a CDS encoding site-specific DNA-methyltransferase has product MKIKTQSKAVRNRTMELSKKEILTYKKDLLKINKKVVVKQILNKTIAQNIFQTMDFLPSAFVDLLFIDPPYNLTKTFNENCFKEMSINDYSKWMDGWLKKMIRFLKPDASIYICGDWRSSSAVQLVCEKYFIIRNRITFEREKGRGAKQNWKNNSEDIWFCTLSDDYYFNPEAVKLKRKVLAPYRENGIAKDWTQDDENKYRWTSPSNVWTDITIPFWSMSENTPHPTQKPEKLLAKIILASSKQGDVILDPFAGVGTTGVVAKKLKRNFVMIEVDETYCLYAQKRLAMAENDSTIQGYSDGIFWERNALSEIKKTSLSFHKKREVGNRFRILG; this is encoded by the coding sequence ATGAAAATAAAGACTCAGTCTAAAGCTGTCCGTAACAGAACAATGGAATTGTCTAAAAAAGAAATACTAACTTATAAAAAAGATTTGCTAAAAATAAACAAGAAAGTTGTTGTTAAACAAATATTAAACAAAACTATAGCGCAGAATATTTTCCAAACAATGGATTTTCTCCCATCGGCTTTTGTTGATTTGCTCTTTATTGACCCGCCGTATAATCTTACAAAAACTTTTAATGAAAATTGTTTCAAGGAAATGTCCATAAATGATTATTCTAAGTGGATGGACGGTTGGCTAAAGAAAATGATAAGGTTTCTTAAGCCGGATGCTTCAATATATATTTGTGGAGACTGGCGTTCTTCTTCTGCGGTTCAATTGGTTTGCGAAAAATATTTTATAATAAGAAACAGGATTACTTTTGAAAGGGAAAAGGGGAGAGGTGCAAAACAAAACTGGAAAAATAATTCCGAAGATATCTGGTTTTGCACTCTGTCTGATGATTATTATTTTAATCCCGAAGCAGTGAAATTAAAAAGAAAAGTGTTGGCGCCTTATCGTGAAAACGGGATTGCCAAAGACTGGACGCAAGACGATGAAAATAAATACAGGTGGACTTCCCCATCGAATGTGTGGACGGATATTACGATTCCTTTCTGGTCAATGTCCGAAAATACACCACACCCAACACAGAAACCGGAAAAACTGCTTGCGAAAATTATTCTTGCAAGTTCTAAACAGGGAGACGTTATTCTTGACCCGTTTGCAGGGGTGGGAACTACCGGAGTGGTTGCAAAAAAATTAAAAAGAAATTTTGTAATGATAGAAGTGGATGAAACGTATTGTCTCTACGCGCAAAAAAGGTTGGCAATGGCGGAAAATGATTCGACTATACAGGGCTATTCTGACGGCATCTTCTGGGAAAGAAATGCATTAAGCGAAATTAAAAAGACTTCTTTATCATTTCATAAAAAGAGAGAAGTGGGGAATAGGTTTAGGATTTTAGGATAA
- a CDS encoding redoxin family protein yields MKKAFILVAVGCLLVASSGFSWPGPGTTAPAFTLPDTAGVNHSLSEFAGKVVFLNFWASS; encoded by the coding sequence ATGAAGAAAGCGTTTATTTTAGTAGCAGTAGGATGCTTACTTGTGGCATCTTCAGGTTTTTCCTGGCCCGGTCCGGGAACAACAGCTCCTGCATTCACACTTCCGGATACGGCTGGTGTTAATCATTCACTTTCCGAATTTGCCGGCAAAGTGGTCTTTCTTAATTTCTGGGCTTCTAGTTGA
- a CDS encoding DUF6754 domain-containing protein, which translates to MMLALFIFLRISSPISTNVGQASEIKVSDIPNDKGEAISVEWKLPSTDSSVVYYNILRADNRDGKYDSVGTVLKGSNKFEDKSVKDGKPYWYKICAVSLDSAFSGFIGIEPSDSVTSSAQWFNHKRWNVLILGLIICGLALLYIWLAKKGVPLFIRNIPGLEAVDEAVGRATEMGRPILYITGLGDMSDISTIASLSILERVAKRAAMHGTALIVPTYDPVVMSAAQEVVKQAHEEVGRPDTYDESKIFYLTADQFGYAAGVDGIMLRDRPGAVFMQGYFFAEALIMAETGNSIGAIQIAGTPATSQLPFFVAACDYTLIGEEMFAASAYLSREPLMLGSIKGEDYAKIIVIIIIVTGVLFATIAGLFNAQNNTFLNNFINWFTPI; encoded by the coding sequence ATGATGTTGGCATTGTTTATCTTTCTCCGGATTTCATCTCCCATCTCAACAAATGTCGGGCAGGCCTCCGAAATAAAAGTTTCGGATATTCCTAATGATAAGGGAGAAGCTATATCCGTAGAATGGAAACTTCCCTCTACGGATTCTTCGGTTGTTTATTATAATATCCTTCGTGCGGATAATCGGGACGGCAAGTATGATTCTGTCGGGACAGTCTTAAAAGGAAGCAACAAATTTGAAGACAAAAGCGTAAAAGATGGCAAACCTTATTGGTACAAAATATGTGCTGTTTCCCTGGATTCCGCTTTTAGCGGTTTTATAGGAATCGAACCTTCCGATTCTGTAACCTCTTCTGCGCAGTGGTTTAACCATAAACGCTGGAATGTTTTGATATTGGGATTGATTATTTGCGGGCTTGCGCTCCTTTATATATGGCTTGCTAAAAAAGGTGTACCTTTATTCATTCGCAACATTCCCGGGCTTGAAGCTGTTGACGAAGCCGTCGGAAGAGCTACCGAAATGGGAAGGCCCATCCTTTATATTACGGGACTTGGTGATATGTCGGATATTTCTACCATCGCTTCACTGTCAATTCTTGAAAGGGTTGCGAAAAGAGCTGCTATGCATGGCACGGCACTTATAGTTCCTACTTATGACCCTGTTGTTATGAGCGCAGCGCAGGAAGTCGTCAAACAAGCTCACGAAGAAGTTGGCCGTCCGGATACTTATGATGAAAGTAAAATATTTTATTTAACCGCAGACCAGTTTGGTTATGCTGCCGGAGTTGATGGTATTATGTTAAGAGATAGACCGGGCGCAGTCTTTATGCAGGGGTACTTTTTTGCAGAAGCTCTTATAATGGCAGAAACCGGTAACTCCATAGGTGCAATACAAATTGCAGGAACGCCCGCAACTTCACAATTGCCTTTCTTTGTTGCGGCCTGCGATTACACCTTAATCGGAGAAGAAATGTTTGCTGCTTCCGCTTACTTATCAAGAGAACCGCTTATGCTTGGAAGTATAAAAGGCGAAGATTATGCAAAAATAATCGTTATAATAATTATTGTTACCGGGGTGTTGTTTGCTACCATTGCCGGTCTCTTTAATGCACAGAATAATACTTTTTTAAATAATTTTATTAACTGGTTTACGCCAATCTAA
- a CDS encoding putative sugar nucleotidyl transferase — translation MNICIYETPKWQNFLPLVWLKPSFDLRCGMFIFKERIQKIYKQASILTLEKDNSTSPQAELFINGNTILHKPLPDKEAIFVVKNRVAGFRTKKIEITNQNLPDIIDNLKNKIETIEIDAQVVEHPWELISLNKETLIKDYELLGKSQPYTVEKSGIVEQGAYLNTDNGPIYVSAGARIRATSLVDGPCYIGENSLIDGAKIRPAVTIGNTCKIGGEVEESVFSDFSNKHHEGFVGHSYISEWVNLGALTTTSDLKNTYGTIKINTFNSTVDTGTLKLGSFIGDHTKTGIGTLLTTGCVIGCFANIYSGGLFPKYVPSFSWGTKDKLDEYELDKAIGVSKKVMLRRGVSLTPEYELKIKNAFEQTKKERQ, via the coding sequence ATGAATATTTGTATATACGAAACTCCGAAGTGGCAAAACTTTTTGCCGCTTGTATGGCTTAAACCATCTTTTGACCTGAGATGCGGTATGTTCATATTTAAGGAAAGAATACAAAAAATTTACAAACAAGCTTCTATACTTACTCTTGAAAAAGATAACTCAACTTCACCGCAAGCAGAACTTTTTATAAACGGCAATACAATTCTACACAAACCACTTCCTGATAAAGAAGCAATATTTGTAGTAAAGAACAGAGTGGCAGGATTCCGAACTAAAAAAATAGAAATTACCAATCAAAACTTGCCGGACATTATTGACAATCTTAAGAACAAAATAGAAACAATAGAAATAGACGCACAGGTTGTAGAACATCCATGGGAATTAATTTCACTAAATAAAGAAACGCTTATAAAAGATTATGAATTACTCGGAAAGTCACAACCATACACAGTTGAAAAAAGCGGAATAGTTGAGCAGGGAGCATATTTAAACACTGATAACGGTCCCATTTATGTAAGTGCAGGCGCACGAATAAGAGCAACTTCTCTTGTAGATGGACCCTGTTACATAGGAGAAAATAGTTTAATAGACGGAGCAAAAATAAGACCGGCAGTTACGATCGGTAATACCTGCAAAATAGGAGGCGAGGTAGAAGAAAGCGTCTTCTCCGATTTCTCAAATAAGCATCACGAAGGTTTTGTTGGACATTCTTATATAAGCGAATGGGTAAATCTCGGTGCGCTTACTACCACTTCGGACTTAAAAAATACTTACGGCACAATAAAAATAAACACATTTAATTCAACTGTCGATACCGGAACATTAAAACTTGGCTCTTTCATAGGCGACCATACCAAAACCGGAATCGGCACTTTATTAACTACGGGATGCGTAATTGGATGTTTTGCCAATATTTATAGCGGTGGGTTATTTCCTAAATACGTACCGTCTTTTAGTTGGGGAACAAAGGACAAACTCGACGAATATGAACTCGATAAAGCAATAGGGGTATCAAAAAAAGTTATGTTAAGAAGAGGGGTTTCCTTAACTCCGGAATACGAATTAAAAATAAAAAACGCATTTGAACAAACAAAAAAAGAAAGACAATAA